The Kocuria sp. TGY1127_2 genome includes a window with the following:
- the ligK gene encoding 4-carboxy-4-hydroxy-2-oxoadipate aldolase/oxaloacetate decarboxylase, with product MFDLGVVHTAIERPDAKDVEALSAFEVPTIHEAMGRVGLLRPYIRPIYPSAKLCGPAVTVLLQPGDNWMLHVAAEQVQEGDIVVAGCTTESEDGFFGELLATSMRAQGAKGLVIDGGCRDTRELEEMDFPVFARAIHSKGTIKATLGSVNVPVVCANALIHPGDVVAADHDGVVVVPKDRVKQVVRAAQEREDREEAKRQKFREGTLGLDLYSMREPLEAAGLTYLD from the coding sequence ATGTTTGATCTCGGAGTCGTCCACACCGCTATTGAGCGTCCCGACGCGAAGGATGTCGAAGCGCTCAGCGCGTTCGAAGTACCCACGATCCACGAGGCCATGGGGCGCGTGGGACTCCTGCGCCCTTATATTCGGCCCATTTACCCCTCGGCGAAGTTGTGCGGACCGGCAGTGACGGTCCTGCTTCAGCCGGGCGACAACTGGATGCTGCACGTTGCCGCGGAACAGGTGCAGGAAGGGGATATTGTCGTCGCCGGTTGCACGACCGAGAGCGAAGACGGATTCTTCGGGGAGCTGCTGGCGACGTCGATGCGCGCCCAGGGTGCCAAGGGCCTCGTCATCGACGGCGGCTGCCGGGACACCAGAGAACTCGAAGAGATGGACTTCCCGGTCTTTGCCCGAGCGATCCACTCCAAAGGAACCATCAAGGCGACACTCGGCTCCGTCAACGTTCCCGTCGTGTGCGCGAATGCGCTCATTCATCCGGGCGACGTGGTGGCTGCCGACCACGACGGCGTGGTCGTTGTCCCGAAGGACCGTGTGAAACAGGTGGTCCGTGCAGCCCAAGAGCGAGAAGACCGGGAAGAGGCCAAGCGCCAGAAGTTCCGGGAAGGAACACTGGGACTTGACCTCTATTCCATGCGCGAGCCGCTAGAGGCGGCCGGGCTGACGTACCTGGACTGA